GCATTTCATAATCAAAATGTACATCCTTAGTCATTAATCCTCCTGTAAGAAAAAACCCTTGCTTCAGACGTATCTGTGCCATACTGACATGCAAGGGTGTTGATATCTTTCACTTATAGTATAAAATATTTTTCAAATTTGTCAATATAAATTTTAAAAACAAATATATTTTTTTCTTTTTTCATGTTATAATTAAAAGTCAAAATTCTAAGAGAGGTAGATAGTTTTGGATGGAATAATACTTATAGATAAACCAAAGGGAATAACTTCTTTTGATGTAATAAGAAAGTTAAGAAAAATATTAAAAGAAAAAAAGATAGGGCATACAGGAACACTGGATCCTTTAGCCACAGGACTTATGGTAATATGTTTAGGTAAAGCTACAAGGCTGGCAGCTGATTTAGAGGCCGAAGATAAGGTTTATTTAGCTTCTTTTGATTTGGGCTATTCAACAGATACTTATGATATAGAGGGAAGAGTTCTGGAAAAAAATGAGAAAATTATTGCTATGGAAGAAATAGAAAAGACTAGTAAAAAATTTATTGGAAATATAAAGCAAGTTCCACCAATGTATTCAGCTATAAAAGTAGAAGGAAAAAAATTGTATGAGCTTGCTCGTAAGGGAATAGAAATTGAAAGAAAAGAAAGAGATATAAATGTAGAATATATAGATTTGCTTGAGTATAAACAGAATAAGGGAAGTATGAGAACTAAGGTTTCAAAGGGTTGCTATATAAGAAGCTTAATTTATGATATGGGAAGAGATTTAGGCACATATGCAACTATGACAGCACTTAGAAGAGAAAAGGTTGGCAATTTTGACTTAGAAAAAGCTTATTCGCTGGAAGAAATAGAAGAGATGACTCAAAATAGCGATTTCTCATTTTTGAAAAGTGTTGAAGAAGAATTTCCTTTTTCAGAGCATTTTTTAGAAAATGAAAAAGAGGAGAGGTTGTTTTTAAACGGAAATACAGTAAAGTTAAAAAAGGCTGTAGAAAATAGAAAATATAGAATATATTTTGAAAATAAATTTTTAGGTTTAGCAGAAGTAAAAAATAAAGTTTTATTAAAGGCTTATAAGTACTTCTGAAAAGAGAGGGAAGAATGAAAATTAAAAATATTGCAATAATTGCCCATGTTGACCATGGTAAAACAACATTAGTTGACTGCTTACTAAGACAGGGAGGAGCTTTTAAAACTCACGAATTAGAAAAAGTTGAAGAAAGAGTTATGGACTCAAATGATATAGAAAGAGAAAGAGGTATTACAATTTTTTCTAAAAATGCCTCTGTGAGATACAAAGACTATAAAATAAATATAGTTGACACTCCCGGGCATGCCGATTTTGGTGGTGAAGTACAAAGAATTATGAAAATGGTAGATTCAGTTCTTCTGCTTGTAGATGCTTTTGAAGGGCCAATGCCACAGACAAAATATGTTCTAAAAAAAGCTTTAGAACAGGGGCACCGACCTATTGTTGTGGTAAATAAAGTGGACAAACCTAATGCCAGACCGGAAGATGTATTATATATGGTCTATGAAT
Above is a window of Fusobacterium russii ATCC 25533 DNA encoding:
- the truB gene encoding tRNA pseudouridine(55) synthase TruB, with protein sequence MDGIILIDKPKGITSFDVIRKLRKILKEKKIGHTGTLDPLATGLMVICLGKATRLAADLEAEDKVYLASFDLGYSTDTYDIEGRVLEKNEKIIAMEEIEKTSKKFIGNIKQVPPMYSAIKVEGKKLYELARKGIEIERKERDINVEYIDLLEYKQNKGSMRTKVSKGCYIRSLIYDMGRDLGTYATMTALRREKVGNFDLEKAYSLEEIEEMTQNSDFSFLKSVEEEFPFSEHFLENEKEERLFLNGNTVKLKKAVENRKYRIYFENKFLGLAEVKNKVLLKAYKYF